Within Vespula vulgaris chromosome 23, iyVesVulg1.1, whole genome shotgun sequence, the genomic segment ttttatagAACGATGAACAacgtttaaatttattataaatttaccaTTGAGCGTATACAAgttttgataagaaaatttatgattaattgtaaaattgtcaaacttgttaaaataatagatttcAAGTTTTACTGTTTAgtgaaacaataatatttaaaacacAAAAATGTTAACTAAAGAAATCTATTTCTTAGTTTATtttgatcatttatatattatatacaagtaatttgtttgtttaaattATCTACAAATTGACAGATATGATAAAAACTAAATCGATAGTTCTAACGTTAGTTTAACGGTTAACGGAATTAGAGTTCctaaaaacgaagagaagtaTGGGGATCTGATTGTGAACTGTAAAATTCATTGATTACAAACTTTTAAATGCAttgtacttttattaatttctaaatgtaagtcacaaaaaatatacatttatttgcattacaaatgaaaatatatttattatatataccatagaacaattttattctaaatatttGAATGATTTATTGTCTCATGCCAATCATACGTAGATGAAGATCTTCAATCGCCAGGCAATCAATACCAACTAACTTCAACATTTTCAGAAGTGTTTGTACTTCAGGAGTTTCACTAAGTTTTTGGCGCAATGTAAAGTGTTTGTTGCTGTTATAATAAGAGATGAATTTGGCAAAGGTTTCCgattctttgcttttcttttcgtaaagtTCCTTGATTTCCTTTGCAGGAAGGATCCCGATGAATGCCTCGATGAAACCTTTAAATCCAGGTTTAAAATTGTTTCCCTTCTTAAATACATCATGCGATGGTTTGGGTGGTACATAATCTTTCATTccaaatattaaatgtaataatttaagtTGTTTAATTTTGTCTAATCCTGCTTCTTGAAGATAGAGAACGCAATCATGAAATTCTTTCAAGTCTTCGACCGCATATACCAATTGGTGGAGCTTATCACTCTTTAAGTAATATATTGCGTTTATTATCTCGGGATCATTCTTGTAAGTTTCAAAAATTTCACCTACTTTGTCCATAGGTATGAGTCTAAAGAAATCTGAGAATTCTCTTTCCAAAGATGGTGTATAATTGccattaaatatatctaaaaaattttcactaaatatatttgatctaTTGCCGTTCAATAAATTCGTACGATTGCCATTAAGTGGATTCGCAGAAACTCCAACGACGACTAAAGCCGCGAGGAACGTCAAAATATACTTCATCTATAAGAAACCAAACAAAATTGATAACagtttaaatttaattgttgAAATATAGCAATGGGTTATACTTACGATTGGTAGAATGATTGTTAGCAATACACAGTAGTTTATATCGCACGATGATAAACTCGAATATATCGCAATCATTGCAAAGtaggtatttatatacaaactatcgtgattaaaaaatattcatagaaagaagtaatttaaaaaaaaaaatatacgatagtTTATCTcatgataagaaataattacgaaaggaaagaacaataataatttcgctGCTTATTGAAGATACTACGGATGAcgtaaataattgtaaatatattggTAACAATGTCAGGCGATTTTTTCCtgcgaagaaaatatattacagattacgtattttttaatattaataaataaaaattagtttcCTTTCTAGATATAATCGCTtagattattattgaaaacatTTGTATCATCGGAAACTCATGTCGTTTATCTTTGATTAacatttttctcgaataaaatttaagtTCTACGTGTACCGGAAGTGCGAGAAGTATATCGAGAATATATACACCtgtgaaattaaaaagaaaaatatacgaataaaataaataaatgatttattgtTAAGTAAAATATACTGAGATTTGTATAGTTCCTACATAACACTTAAATTtgcaaattattaatattaggataaagaaaaaataaaattagaatgttatatatttttaatttttcatatcgattaatttatataaaacaactatcatatttcattataaatataaaaatatttcgtacaattatatcacatgtcttattttctttaggatttttctttaaagagtAAAACTACAATATCATTTATGTAACCCTTCAAATCATTGTATCCAGATTAGATTCGATTGTTTAAATGACatctaatcttttatttccaCTAGTAAATGGATCTCTTATCACATTAAAATGGGCTTCTTAAATGAATATAACGAATATTTCGAAATCATAGTTCTCAAATTGAaatcataatttaaaaaaaaaaaaggaaatgaatatTAACCAAAGaatctatatctattttaaagtttattttcatcatttgTATATTACATGCAGCGAGTAATTCGTTTGTTTAACCCTTTCGTTATGACAGTTCGGTCCACGAACTGGATTCTGTAACGAAAGTGTGTACATTGAACGTGGACAGTTTATTTTGGAAGAAAAGAGGCTTTTCTTTAAAACAATATACTCacaatttctatataaaagatgtaaaattatttaacgggTATGAAGAGTCTGATTAACAATTGATAATAgtgaaagaataatatatagtgattaataatttaattcagtATGATATGTTTTGCTCTATACTCGTTAATTATCTATTCCTTTATGGCACCAAATAGTAGtgaaaaaaatggagataCAACAAATATAATCCAAATTGTGtggtttatttcttttgtcaaATAATTTGCCGGGGAGTTATAAGAGGCGTTGATATTTAAGAATTAAGTCGCGAATGTTGCCCGCTTTCGTCTGCGTACATTTTTGTGGGCCACATCGTATATCCGGCGTTAAGAGCAAAAGGGTTAAATCCTTTACCAATCGACAGATGTGATAAGAACTGAATagttacttttaatattagCGATTATAAGAAtcagaatttataaaaacggAAATAGGATGGGGATTTAATagcaaattgtaaaattaattaattgaaaatttttacacgctttatctttttattaattttgaaatataacaatatacatCTACTTGCATTACAAGAAatgcataattattatatatatatgtgtgtcgaAATAGATGTATTGCGAatctttgaataatttatggTCTGAGGCCAATAATACGAAGTAGAAAATCTGTAATCACAAAGAAATCAAGACCATTTTTTTTGGATACTTTTATGattctttttacgttttcgttttcaatgAGAGCCTTCATTATCTTAGAGAATTTTTCATCACGAAGATAAGAGATGAATTTGGCAAAGGCTGGCGAATCCTTGAGTTTCTTTTCGTGAAGTTCCTTGATTTCCTTAACAGGAAGGGTTGCAATGAATTTTTTGATAAGACCACTCAATCCACCTTCCGAATTGTTGCCCCTCTTAAATACTTGGTGCAATGGTTCGGGTGGTACGTAATCTTTCATTCCAAGAATTTTATGAATTGCTTGAAGTGTTCTAATTTTGTCATATCCCGATTCTTGAAGATAAAGAACATATCTTTGATGTTCTGGCAAGGCTTCTACAGCATATACCAAATTGTGAAATTCTTTACTCTTTACAAAATGATACGTTTCTATAATGTCTGTATTATTTTCGTATTCTTCTGCAATTTCGTTAAGTGTGTCCCAAGGTAATAGTTCTAGGAAATCTAAGAAATCTTCATCCAAAGGATTTGGTTCCGATTCATTGTCATTAAATATACCAAAAATATTTGcacgaaatatatttgatcTATTGCCATTCAATAAATCTGTACGATTGCCATTAAGTGGAATTGCAGAAACTCCAACGACGACTAAAGCCGCGAGGAACGTCAAAATGTACTTCATCTACAAGAAACCAAACAAGATTGATAACagtttaaatttaattgttgAAATGTAGCAATGGATTATACTTACGATTGGTAGAATGATTATTAGTAGTACACAATAGTTTATATCGCACGATGATAAACTCGAATATATCGGAACCACTGCAAAtcagatatttatatacgaactatagattaaaaaattgtcatAGAAAGAagtaatttttcgaaaaaatatatattaatttatcttaagATAAGATATAATTGTAGgaaatagtaatgataatttcGCTGCCTACAGAAGATCACACGGATGATGTAGTTAATTCCAGTTATATTGAAACACTGGCatacaatattcttttttctaaagaaaatatattagagattacatattttttaatatgaatgaataaaaattggtTTTCAGATAATCgcttaaattattatcgaaaacgTTTGTGTCATCGGAAACTCATGTCgtttatcttcgattaatattattctcgaATAAAATGTAAGTTCTACGTATAGCGGAAGTGCAAGAAGTATATCGAGAagattatgaaattaaaagaaaaatataagaataaaataaataaatgatatattgttaaataaaatatacttaaatTTGCATAGCTCTTACATAGcatttatattaacaaattattattttgggataatgataaaatagatTTAGACAATTATATAgctttaatttttgatatcgattaatttatttaaaacaattatcatatttaattctaagtataaaaaaatttcatacaGTTATATCAcgtgttatattttttttaggatTCTTTTTTGGAAAGTAAAGCGACAATATCATTTATGTAATCATTCAAACCACCATATCCAAATTATTCGATTAGATTCGATTGTTTAAGTGACATGTAATCGTTTATTCCCACTAATAAATGGATcgccttcttttttcttatttcgttaaaatcaATTTCTTGAATGAATAGAACGAGTATTTTGAAAGCATAgtctttaaattaaaatcataatttaaataaaaataaggaatatATGTTAATCAAAGaatctatatctattttaaagtttattttcatcattgtatattatttcatttattgtatattatatacaacgaataatttctttgtttaaatACTTTCTAAATTCATAGATAtgataagaattaaataaatacttgtAATATTAGCAATTACAAGATtcagaatttataaaaacagaaataagaTGGGGATTTAATagcaaattgtaaaattaattaattgaaaactTTTACatggtttatttttttattaattttgaaatataacaatatacatCTACTTGCATTACAAGAAatgcataattattatatatatgtgccgAAAAAGACTTATTGCGAatgtttgtataatttatgGTCTGAAGCCAAGCACATGAAGATAAAAATCTGCAATCGCGAAATAATCAAGATCCATTTTTTTGGATTCTCGCACAAGTTTTTGCGCGTCTTCGGTTCTAAGGAGACGCCTGATTATCTGAACTAAATTTTTGTtacgaatataaaagcaaaatttGGCAAAGGCTGGCGAATCCTTGAGTTTCTTTTCGTGAAGTTCTTTGATTTCCTTCACAGGAAGAATTGCGATGTATTCTTTGATAAGACCACTCAATCCACCTTCCGAATTGTTGTCCCTTTTAAATACTTGGTGCGATGGTTCGGGTGGTACGTAATCTTTCATTCCAAGAACTTCATGAATTGCTTTAAGTTCTCTAATTTTGTCATATCCCGATTTTTGAAGATAAAGAACATATTCGTGATGTTCTGGCAAGGCTTCTACAGCATATACCAATTCGTGGAACTCTTTACTCTTcatataagaaattaaatttattataattttgtcatttttgtatttttctataatgttGCGTAGTTTGTCTATAGGTATGAGTTTGACGAAATCTATGAAGTCTTTATCCAAATCATTTATcgtattattgtaattatatataccaaaaatattttcaacaaataTATCTGATCTATTGCCATTTAATAAATCTGTACGATTGCCATTAAGTGGAATTGCAGAAACTCCAACGACGACTAAAGCCGCGAGGAACGTCAAAATGTACTTCATCTACAAGAAACCAAACAAGATTGATAATagtttaaatttaattgttgAAATATAGCAATGAATTATACTTACGATTGGTAGAATAATTGTTCAGAACAGCACAAAGTACTGTATCGTAGGATGATAAactcgaatatataataatcactATAAAGTagttgtttatatatacactatcgtgattaaaaattattcataaaaaggaataatttttggaaaaaatgTACCGTAGTTTATCTCACgataagatataattatatcgcaactataataataagattgtAATAAATCGCAAGTTGCTTATCACAAGATTATACGAATGATGTAATTAATTGCAGTTATATTGGcaaacaatatcttttttgttcaaagaaaatatattacagattatgtattttttaatgctaataaattaaaaaactatttttctttctagatACGATCAAGTagatttcaatgaaaaacaTTTGCGTCATAAGAAAAACATGTCATTTATCTTTAATCAACATTTTCTTccaatgtaattaatataattttgtgcCGGAAATTCGAGAAGTGCGTTTTATCGAGAAGATACTTAATACTTATGAGATTAAaggaaaaacattaaaaatagaacaaataaACGATGTATTGTTAGGTAACGTATACGTTCAcctacaatatattatttataatatattatatatttataatatataatatattataaatatatatattatatttataatatatatatatttacaatatatatttataatatatatatatatttatgcctacaaactattattattttttgtgataatgaataaataaagaaaattctaatattatatattttttatctttgatattGATACGTTTATTCAAAATaacgattatatttaattgtaaatataaaaaattaatcatattaCAATATCCgatgttatattaattataatactgttcaatataattattcctGAATTCCAAGGAGTTGGTActtgaatttttcaattgcTTCGATATCGAGCCCAGCGGcattcgatctttcttttaattgtaGATATTCATTCTTGCTTGTCAAAGCATCCTTAAGTTGAACATATTTTTCCGAACGAATATAAGAATTGAATTTTGAGAAGGCCGCCGATGTTACGAGTTTCTCTTGGTGAAGtttctgaattttttctttcggaagTAAAGCGACAATGTCGTTTATGTAACCATTCAATCCACCATATCCAACTTCTTCCATTGGATTAGGTTGTTTAGGTGGTACGTAATCTTTCATTCCCGCAAGTAAATGAATAgctttcatttctcttatcTTGTTATAACCAGCTTCTTGAATGTATAgaacgaattttttaaattctggCAAATCTTCTACGTTACTAAGTAACCTGTGAAACTCATCGCCCGTGATATATCTCAACGTAACTTGTACTTCAGGATCTTTCCTATATTTCTCTGTTATtagtaatattttgtttataggtaaagttttataaaaatccatTATATCGTGATCCAAATCATTCATACTCCAATCATTATCATCGAGAGGATAACCGAACACTCCAACTAGGATCAATGATGCGAGGAATGTTAAATGGTACTTCATctgcaaaaaataaacaaatattattacgatttacTGAAGTAACTAATTGTTTCAATGAAAGAGaacaattaattcattttattaatttaatagaaaGTGTGAAATTCTTTGTAATATATACTGTTAttgtagaaattaaaaaaaatatatagatatattattttatatatacaaaaattatatataatataattatatataatataattttctgttatatttaatactatattgtttatatatatacacacaatataatatatatgtacatataatattgcaaTTATATGCTTTGAAGGgttaaaaaatgtatcgaatgatatattttaacaaaattttattagttATAATGAAAAgcaatatatacaaaaaatattatacttacgATTGTCAGTAAATGATCAGGAGGGCTCTATCTATTAATTGCTTCTACACTTTGTCAAAATCGAATACGTCGTGAATGCAAAACGCCGAGGTTTATATATCAACAAATTGGCCTTGATATTTAAGTAATTTCAAGAATAATGTAGATTAACCTATTTTTCGATAAGAagttatataagaaattttcgatcgataataccAGTAAATGTGAAAggaaaatatcataaaacaacgttatctgataaaaaattgaataatttattggtTTTAGTTTCTTGGGGAACAATAAGTAAAAAATCGGATTGTTAGATGTATTAGCCGGTCATATCGATCTTGGATCGTCAAGATTTTCTATATAGATATTGACATGAGAAAATTAAACGATGCAagatatcatataaaaataatctttttcatatttaatgtttttaatagTAGTAAGCGGGAACGGTAATGCCAAGGATGGTGCGGAGAAGTTCTTTGACGCGATTGACATCAAGACCAGCTTGCTTGGCCTTATTCAAAAGGTATTGGAAACGTGGATTACCATAGACCTTGTTAACGATTGCCTGGAATTcagaagaagagagacgatCGACGAGTTGTTTGAAAGCTGGAGAGGTTTGGAGTTTTTGGTGGTAAAGAGCCTTGATTTTGTCTAGGGGAATGATTTTCTTGACGTCTTCGACGAGACCCTTGAATCCACCAGTGATTCCGTATTCGGAAAAGCTTGGTGGTGTCAATCTAGGAATGTGGATGTAATCGTGGAGACGGTTTACAAGGTAGTAAACGTCGACACCAGCTTCATATATGTAATTCAACAAGTTAATATACTCAGGCATAGCCTCGACTTCCTGAACCAACTGTTTGAAATCATCAGTCTGCATATATGCCAAGCCTTTCTTCACTTCAGCATCTTCTTTGGCATATTGCATAAAAATCTTGACCAATTCTTTGGTAGGGATCAAATCTACGAATTCTTGTAAATCCTTATGAAGCTGGCCTCTGCCAAGGTTAGGTACCTGCCAGGCGCTGGCCGTAGCCAAAATTGCAACGAAAGCTACTACGAATTTCATCTGTACAATAAATAAGAATGttcttattgaaatttttcttttttgtttataacaaataattatagcAAATTGACAAACGTATGGAAAGAGAgctaatttaataattacaatattagaagaaattttattctattctcctaatctaatcaatatttttaacaatacgATTTAATCTGTTtcgtaaaattcttttacttACTGTGATAGTGCTATTAGATCCACTTCGTAGAACTCAGTGATATTCTCAGAAGAATTCCGACCtgtttatatacacgtaaaaTCCGATTTCGATCATTTCATTATCCGATGAGATAAGATAAATTACTTAGATACCCGATGAATTTCATTTTGGACATTGAAAAATAGGTACACATACTCAtcgattaatttgaaaaataaagtataacaCATATgagatacgtatatgtgtgtatttttcatgcgcatacatatatgtattatgatTTCACTAAACTAAAAATTGAAAGTGATCGATGAGGAAagattatcaatatttttaatattattataattaacaaattattaaattttgtaatctttctttttttctctttctctctctctttctccttctattcCAATAGAACATCAGTAAAAATCGATCTTATCTAATACGAATTATATCACCTAATTTTTATAATGGATCGTATCTGTcttatttcgaattattaatgatatccAACAATACTCAAAAATGGTTAAAAACTgtatacgaaattaaaaatcattgacAAATGCtaacgattataaaatatttgcgaAATAATTACATGATATTCGATAAACGTAAAAATCTAAAACTACAGATCTACTCCTATAtctgtttcttcgttttaacAGTAATAAAGTATACAACATAAAAACtttagagagagggagggaaggaaGGGATGGCAGGGTTATGTATTcttaatgattataatttcaCGATAATCGACAAacaataaatctaaaatacaTTAAAAGGTTTTATAGACTATTAATCtttaaacgagaaataaagagagagagagagagagagagagagtattattacaaaattcatttgaaatatatgtgactatattataatagaagTGATGGGGAGAGGGATGAGAGAGGTGGCATTCGCATTTTAAGAATTTTGTTAACGCATAGAAAGTTTCACCCGTTCTAAagcgaagaaggaagaaagaaagaaaagaaatagaagaaaaaaaagaaatacatagaGGGTGGGTGATGGAGAGAGGCAGCGAGGTAGGAAGGGTGTTTGAGGGCGATGAAGGAGTATAGGAGGGAGAgggtaagaagaagaaagcaaaacGGCAGCACGTGTTGCGAATAGTCACGACTCCTTCGTAGTGGTCTTtcgataaataagaaagaagcgATGTTCGCGCAGGTGGCGCTAACTTTTAAAAGGAAAGTAAGGGATGCCTCGTAGCCACCGGTTTCTCGCACTGCCAATCGAAAGAGTTTCGCAATGCTGTTGGAACAGCTGGAgatgaaggagagaaaagatagaaagagagagagaaagagagagagagagagagagagagagagagagagaatggaagagAAGGCAAAGAAacaagtagaaagagagagaaagagatactaACACCGTTTCTCTAATTAAAGTTGTTACAATTTAATAAGCCTCGGAACTTACCATCATCGTTCCCTCGTAATGGGAAAATCAAGggtagaaaaagagggagcCCGTGAGAAAAAGg encodes:
- the LOC127071914 gene encoding uncharacterized protein LOC127071914, whose translation is MKFVVAFVAILATASAWQVPNLGRGQLHKDLQEFVDLIPTKELVKIFMQYAKEDAEVKKGLAYMQTDDFKQLVQEVEAMPEYINLLNYIYEAGVDVYYLVNRLHDYIHIPRLTPPSFSEYGITGGFKGLVEDVKKIIPLDKIKALYHQKLQTSPAFKQLVDRLSSSEFQAIVNKVYGNPRFQYLLNKAKQAGLDVNRVKELLRTILGITVPAYYYMKYHLTFLASLILVGVFGYPLDDNDWSMNDLDHDIMDFYKTLPINKILLITEKYRKDPEVQVTLRYITGDEFHRLLSNVEDLPEFKKFVLYIQEAGYNKIREMKAIHLLAGMKDYVPPKQPNPMEEVGYGGLNGYINDIVALLPKEKIQKLHQEKLVTSAAFSKFNSYIRSEKYVQLKDALTSKNEYLQLKERSNAAGLDIEAIEKFKYQLLGIQEMKYILTFLAALVVVGVSAIPLNGNRTDLLNGNRSDIFVENIFGIYNYNNTINDLDKDFIDFVKLIPIDKLRNIIEKYKNDKIIINLISYMKSKEFHELVYAVEALPEHHEYVLYLQKSGYDKIRELKAIHEVLGMKDYVPPEPSHQVFKRDNNSEGGLSGLIKEYIAILPVKEIKELHEKKLKDSPAFAKFCFYIRNKNLVQIIRRLLRTEDAQKLVRESKKMDLDYFAIADFYLHVLGFRPNIVCQCFNITGINYIIRVIFLVPIYSSLSSCDINYCVLLIIILPIMKYILTFLAALVVVGVSAIPLNGNRTDLLNGNRSNIFRANIFGIFNDNESEPNPLDEDFLDFLELLPWDTLNEIAEEYENNTDIIETYHFVKSKEFHNLVYAVEALPEHQRYVLYLQESGYDKIRTLQAIHKILGMKDYVPPEPLHQVFKRGNNSEGGLSGLIKKFIATLPVKEIKELHEKKLKDSPAFAKFISYLRDEKFSKIMKALIENENVKRIIKVSKKNGLDFFVITDFLLRIIGLRPYLYINTYFAMIAIYSSLSSCDINYCVLLTIILPIMKYILTFLAALVVVGVSANPLNGNRTNLLNGNRSNIFSENFLDIFNGNYTPSLEREFSDFFRLIPMDKVGEIFETYKNDPEIINAIYYLKSDKLHQLVYAVEDLKEFHDCVLYLQEAGLDKIKQLKLLHLIFGMKDYVPPKPSHDVFKKGNNFKPGFKGFIEAFIGILPAKEIKELYEKKSKESETFAKFISYYNSNKHFTLRQKLSETPEVQTLLKMLKLVGIDCLAIEDLHLRMIGMRQ